The region AACAGTGACCAATAAAGAGATGTGACTTgtgtgcatgaaatgtacaggaatctgtccatttcatccacatttgacgaccccatCCAGGGTGGCTtccttacccaggaattagtgtgtgaaaagctgggtaagattgctgTGAATATAGGGAGGAGATGTCCCATTTCATCACATGTGactgactcccattaaaagtgcatgacatgtacaggaatctgtccatttcatccacatttgacgacccatccagggtggctttcttacccaggaattagtgtgtgaaagctgggtaagattgatgtgaatatagggaggatatgtccatttcatccacatgtgacgactcccattaaaagtgcatgaaatgtacaggaatctgtccatttcatccacatttgactaccccattaaaagtgcatgaaatgtacaggaatctgtccatttcatccacatttgacgacccatcCAGGGTGGCTtccttacccaggaattagtgtgtgaaagctgggtaagattgctgtgaatatagggaggatatgtacatttcatccacatgtgatgactcccattaaaagtgcatgacatgtacaggaatctgtccatttcatccacatttgacgacccatccagggtggctttcttacccaggtgtgtgtgtgtgtgtgtgtgtgtgtgtgtgtgtgtgtgtgtgtgtgtgtgtgtgtgtgtgtgtgtgtgtgtgtgtgtgtgtgtgtgtgtgtgtgtgtgtgtgtgtgtgtgtgtgtgtgtgtgtgtgtgtgtgtgtgtgtgtgtgtgtgtggccatcTCTTACCTGGTAGCTACATATCCAACCAGGCAAGGTCCTTCCCTTCTCCTCCAAATGACGTCCTGGTGACGCCATAGTCCCAGAAGAGTTCCTCTCCAACCTTAATGTTCTGTATGGTGAGGAACACTAACACCAGTCTGGGGCCATCTGGGAAGGTCAGGTCAAGCCTTTAGGTTGGGACGCTTCCTGGAGTGATTCAGGAAGCGTCCATATGTCTCCACTTCAGGGTGGCAGTCACAACGGGAGGAGGCGTCAATGCACAACTCCTTAAAAAAGAAGCGGTAGATGGAATCATCCCTTCGATGTCCCTCAGCTACTGAGATAAGGGTGCCGTGGTAATCGCACACGACATCCCCTTTGTCCATGGGACATGTGGCGACTACACCTTCAGTAGGAACATAGAGAAGGGCGTTAGTGTTTATGGAGACATTCAAATAATTTACCTTTTTTAAATGAGCCTGCATTTCACACAATATAGGCAGTGGCACTCACCTTTGCCCTTCTCCCCCCCAAAGTCCCGGACAGCAAGCCCACGCCAGCTCTGCTCTGAAATAGAGCGGATAAGGCTCTGACTGGATGTTGGCGCGCCTAGAGGAGCGACCCATCCACGCACAACATCCTGTACGGAGGGGGTGTTGCTAACCCAGCGCTCCTTGGTGAGGGACCGTCGCACCGCCTCCTCGGTGGGTTGTGTGGCAtgcctgcccattgcctgaccTGTGTGTGATGAGTTAAACGAGTGAGCAGTGCAATCAAGGGAACAATAAGAAAAGGGGAACACAACACTGCCTGAGTGCAAAATACTTACTGAGAATGTAGGACGTTCTCTCCAGGAGCTGCACATTCCTCCACTTTCTATACAATGGCCTGTATGCAGTGAAGCCGGCCCCTACACACAGCCTCTTACTAGGCGCCACAGAGTGCAGAGAGGACGGAAAGACCTCCAAAAACCTGTCCCACTGAATGCCCACGGTTACAGGCGGTGTTGGCAGGCTGGAGGGGGAAAATAAACACCATGTCTATTAACGCTACTGCAGGGCCGCTCACTGGCCAACAGTTCACCCTACATGAGAAGGACACAGCGAGCGGGCATCTGATGCAGTTGAAAGTGGGCCTCCACTCTGCTGTATACCAATCAATAGTCTCAACATAGTGAAGGCAGTATTATATTGATCCCACAACATAATTTACCTCTGCAGGGTTAGCGCACATAAAACAGTACGTTTTCCTTTTATATTGCTCTGCATTGAGCATTTCTATATCTGCCATGAGTCCCACAGTAatagacaacaacaacaacaacaacaacaacaacaacaattacaGCGTTTTTGGAGTTCAAACTGTGAAATCATTAAATAATTTTACATCATCACAATAAGTTCCCATATGGCACCCCTCTACTCAAAAAAACAGCCAGCTGACTCGTCTGAACACATACCTGGCCGGTCCTGTGGAGGTGGAGGGCGACTCGGAGGAGGAGGGCGTCTCGTCCACCGCAGCCCCAGGTTCTTGTGGCAAATACCTGTGTTGATGGAGGACTGCTATGAGTGCCTTGGCAGTATGCATTTTTGCAAAGCTCTTATTCCCCAGTTTGAAACATGCTCGTTGAGTAAGTCACTCACTTCTTTCTGAGGCGCTGCAGGTCAGAGTAGATGTTGGTCAGTGGGTTGCCGCCACAGTCCACAAAGAACCTGCCCTGCCCTGAGGTCAGGCCTTTGGTGGCTTCAGCCCTCACATGGCAGAAATAGCACTCCAGCAGCTTCAAAGATACGGTGGAACATGCACATGAAAAAAGAGACACATCATCAAAAAACACCTCATCATAACTCTGTTCAACCCCTAATACACAAAAGACTGTCGTCCCATTTCAAGAATAATATAATGACCTACCTCGTCCTCTTGCTGGCTGAGGGTGAAGGTATGCCTTGGAGCTGGTTAGCCGGATGGTGGTACCGTCATTACCTGTGGTTCTATGCAACCAGTCATGCACCTGTGAGGGTGGGAACATAGCGGTGACACCAATGTTTAGGTTAACAGGGGGCAGAATGATTGTACTTTGGTCAATTTAGAAGTACCAGAGAATTATATGTTGcaggtaaaagtcctgcattcaaaaatgttactcaagtaaaagtagaaaagtattatcatcaacatatagttaaagtagcggcAGTCAAAGTAGTGATTGTGcacattggtccatttcagaataacatatatgatatgttttataatgattgatcattaaagtgttgaaGTCCTAATGGTACTTcaataaatgtacttagttacttcccaactCTGGTCACAAACACTTACCTGGAACTCCACCACTGCCTCTTTAGATAGCTTGTGTCGAATGAGAAGAGCTGTGACACAGTAGCTACGGTAGGCCGTGAGGTCCGATCTGGGAACTATTTGGCCAGAAACCAGACGGGACTTTATATAGCCCACTTTGTCCTCAGCTGCAACCAGGATGTCATTgctttgccacacacacacacacacacacacacacacacacacacacacacacacacacacacacacacacacacacacacacacacacacacacacacacacacacacacacacaccacacgcacacgcacacgcacacacctgatatttaagaagtgtgttttatattgagttatctgtttcatcctttcataaatgtgaggaccaaaatggcggtagaccaagggctggtaagggttttattgctgtgggggagctggaccgagaccccactgtggtctcggaatgtgatgggggatgtgtgtcggtgcagaggctgctgaaataggagacagtgagggtcagaggtgtttgtatgagatgactggaccagttgtccttaaactccaccccctcctgtatcatttggtatgaaagcctatccagcttgctgttctgtctctctcttcacgcgtcgctgggacaggaggtctggtggcctgtgggcaggagccaggagtaggccaaactcctgacattacacataatacgatatgattgtgtatggtaatgtattgcattgtatattaccattaaagtggattattgttaaacggttaagtgtatgctctggattcccttcatgtaagataacagcttgtaggaacgcgaggagatttaagcacAAATCtcccaacaacacacacacacacacacacacacacacacacacacaccttgtgtCAGTGCATAACATAATACGAAAAACAACATACATAAAAACATATACCTCATTGTTTGATCAGCgttcaacaaatatatataatacaaaaatatacacGTACCCACACACCGGCCAGCCGGGCCACGGACCACCCTTGTAGCCTACAGATAAATTATACATCTACTATGCTCATATACTGTATACTGTTATGGCTAGATTCCCCAGTCAAGCCAAAACATAAAAGAGATATTAATATTATATCATTTAACTTGGAATATCATGAGCATATGACTCGATCCTAATGCAATAATCTGGCCAGCCCTGCAGCCCGTTCTAGGTTCTGATTGGCTCTCTAGGTTGGCATTCTAGCTTCTGACTGGCTGTCCAGGTTGTCAATCACAGCCGTGGGCATATCATACTATTGGTAACATCGCTAAATGTACTAACTGATAtctgtatgttgttacttcggcatcattttaaaacgtgtattacaattaaatcacttgttgtagttgtagcccatagtttagcatactcatcccgactcagcctggttgtttatggcccttgagccacgatgttatggggccagaaaaactgtgaattaggacccgctagccggtactaggccaagtggaaatgccaccgggctcggcacgcttaaagcgagctctgCGCTGCAGAGGAAACACGCCATTACTGATCAATCATCAAACGAAGCTCGGGAGCTTGTCTGATGAGTGGACCTCTGACGCGGGTTAGCATGGTGCTAACACACTCGCCGTATAAATATGGTATGCTTCATGCAACCTGTACAAACTAGttatcatatgaaagctgagattccacatatTCACTTCACACTTCCACTTAAAACGCTTGAAAAAAATGTCAATTTTGTCTTAACCAAAATGGCGTGAAAGTATAAATGTAATACAAGTTTAAATTTACCTCATTGGACGTCCAAGGAGAGGGGACATCTTGTTCCTAAAAATTGGTCGGATGAGAAGAGAAATATATGTATGTGATgacaaatgtatgtatgtattgatagatatagatataccaATATATACCAATATATACCAAGCTTCCATGACTGCTTAGGATCCAAGCTTTCAGGAAATGTATAATATGTTCAATTTGAACCATGTTCATCCAATAATGAAGTACAAAAACTAATCTGACTATCGCCAATGTACACAGGCATGTTCAAGAAGGACACCATCACCTTCATGGCCGTTAACCCCTCCGCCTTTATTACCATCCCTTTCACCCGTAGCCCCTCCAGCAGTCTCTCTTTTCCTTCCACATATCTCATTGTCACCTCATATCCCTCCCCCTTCCTCCTGCATCCCACACTCCCCACACTCATCCTGTATTTCACACAGCATGTCCAACATAGAAATCGTTCCCCTCCCTGCCTCCACCGTGACAGCCAGTATTTGGTCAGCCATGTACCCGATGTCTTCATTACCCTCTCTTTCCCACCTTCCTCCTCCCCTTGAAC is a window of Pseudochaenichthys georgianus unplaced genomic scaffold, fPseGeo1.2 scaffold_542_arrow_ctg1, whole genome shotgun sequence DNA encoding:
- the LOC117443123 gene encoding N-lysine methyltransferase KMT5A-A-like; translation: MGRHATQPTEEAVRRSLTKERWVSNTPSVQDVVRGWVAPLGAPTSSQSLIRSISEQSWRGLAVRDFGGEKGKGVVATCPMDKGDVVCDYHGTLISVAEGHRRDDSIYRFFFKELCIDASSRCDCHPEVETYGRFLNHSRKRPNLKA